A stretch of Pantanalinema sp. DNA encodes these proteins:
- a CDS encoding ABC transporter permease, which translates to MAQPALSPDAAAPRPGMVAARARRGLASASALSLALLGAFALLAIAAPWVWHGDPLLQLSDGLDAVGMPLPPSWAHPMGTDDLGRDVLARWLVGARASLWVGLFATALAGAIGGAVGILSGYFRGWVDLALMRLTEVVMAFPTLLLAIGLSAVLPSSPWMVVLTLGLVGWTAIARVVRASALSVREQEFIEASRAIGAPHGWIIARHVLPNVAPILASLLTLKLADMLLLEAALSFLGLGVRLPDPSWGNMMQGGQAYFYSAPWLIAMPGFGILAVVLAANVLGDRWGEKGKA; encoded by the coding sequence ATGGCCCAACCGGCCCTTTCCCCCGACGCCGCAGCCCCGCGCCCCGGCATGGTCGCCGCGCGCGCGCGCCGGGGCCTGGCGAGCGCCAGCGCCCTGAGCCTCGCCCTCCTCGGTGCCTTCGCGCTGCTTGCGATCGCGGCCCCCTGGGTCTGGCACGGCGATCCCCTCTTACAGCTCAGCGACGGTCTCGACGCGGTCGGCATGCCCCTTCCCCCCTCGTGGGCGCACCCCATGGGCACCGACGACCTGGGCCGCGACGTGCTCGCGCGCTGGCTGGTGGGCGCGCGCGCCTCGCTGTGGGTGGGCCTCTTCGCCACCGCGCTCGCCGGCGCCATCGGCGGGGCGGTCGGCATCCTGTCGGGCTACTTCCGGGGGTGGGTGGACCTCGCGCTCATGCGCCTGACCGAGGTGGTCATGGCCTTCCCGACCCTGCTTCTGGCCATCGGCCTTTCGGCGGTGCTGCCCTCCTCGCCCTGGATGGTGGTGCTGACCCTCGGGCTGGTGGGCTGGACGGCGATCGCCCGGGTGGTGCGCGCGAGCGCCCTCTCGGTCCGCGAGCAGGAGTTCATCGAAGCCTCCCGGGCGATCGGAGCCCCCCACGGCTGGATCATCGCCCGGCACGTGCTCCCCAACGTCGCGCCGATCCTGGCCTCGCTGCTCACCCTCAAGCTCGCCGACATGCTCCTGCTGGAGGCGGCGCTGAGCTTCCTGGGGCTGGGCGTGCGGCTCCCCGACCCCAGCTGGGGCAACATGATGCAGGGCGGGCAGGCCTACTTCTACTCGGCCCCCTGGCTCATCGCCATGCCGGGCTTCGGGATCCTCGCGGTCGTGCTGGCGGCCAACGTGCTCGGCGATCGCTGGGGCGAGAAGGGAAAGGCCTGA
- a CDS encoding D-alanyl-D-alanine carboxypeptidase family protein — MQNRLFILIGALILGLSALPASAETALSAKSALVLDAMGNVLYERNPTAKLPPASTTKVLTVLVALESAHLDDTVTVSRRAAAAEPSKLGLKAGETYTVRELCYAALMKSANDACVALAEHIAGSEAQFAVLMNRKARLLGASDSHFANSNGLPHKKHYSTARDLAAILQAALQNPVFVRIATTTSIALEWPGHHPSVTVHNKNRLLTQYDYPVLGKTGYTLAARHCYVGQAQSENPVTVVLLGSQKLWPEARQLLDLGTRAVERQIAAGGGQGAQAALPSF, encoded by the coding sequence ATGCAGAATCGTCTCTTCATCCTGATCGGGGCGCTGATCCTCGGGCTCTCGGCGCTCCCGGCCTCGGCCGAGACCGCGCTGTCGGCAAAGTCGGCCCTGGTGCTCGACGCCATGGGCAACGTCCTCTACGAGCGCAACCCCACCGCCAAGCTCCCGCCCGCGAGCACCACCAAGGTCCTCACGGTGCTGGTCGCCCTCGAGAGCGCCCACCTGGACGACACCGTCACGGTCTCGCGCAGGGCGGCTGCCGCCGAGCCCTCCAAGCTCGGCCTCAAGGCCGGCGAGACCTACACCGTCCGCGAGCTGTGCTATGCCGCCCTCATGAAGTCCGCCAACGACGCGTGCGTGGCGCTCGCCGAGCACATCGCGGGATCCGAGGCCCAGTTCGCCGTCCTCATGAACCGCAAGGCCCGCTTGCTGGGGGCCAGCGACTCCCACTTCGCCAACTCCAACGGCCTGCCCCACAAGAAGCACTACTCCACCGCCCGGGACCTGGCCGCCATCCTCCAGGCCGCCCTCCAGAACCCGGTCTTCGTCCGGATCGCGACGACGACCTCCATCGCGCTGGAGTGGCCCGGCCACCACCCGTCGGTGACGGTCCACAACAAGAACCGCCTGCTCACCCAGTACGACTACCCGGTGCTCGGCAAGACCGGCTACACCCTCGCGGCGCGCCACTGCTACGTGGGCCAGGCCCAGAGCGAGAACCCGGTCACGGTCGTGCTCCTGGGCAGCCAGAAGCTCTGGCCCGAGGCCCGCCAGCTGCTCGACCTCGGCACCCGGGCCGTCGAGCGCCAGATCGCCGCCGGCGGCGGCCAGGGGGCACAGGCGGCGCTTCCTTCCTTCTGA
- a CDS encoding DUF1997 domain-containing protein, whose protein sequence is MDVELDAYTERTVTLSAAPCEVARYFSANEALLGKLIGPERVTCQGPGLYRVATRGFSALGLSVTPCFDVAFTDRPGVTHMQSKGCHLVSSSDLDLTAGFEGEAQFLGLGDETTLFCWTQAEARLRLPRALGLLPHGVVHGALQALMQHTLDALSARFVPLIREDFAAWQAEERRRLSSTGG, encoded by the coding sequence ATGGACGTCGAGCTCGACGCCTACACCGAGCGCACCGTCACCCTCTCGGCGGCGCCTTGCGAGGTCGCGCGCTACTTCTCGGCCAACGAGGCGCTGCTCGGCAAGCTCATCGGGCCCGAGCGGGTCACCTGCCAGGGCCCCGGCCTGTACCGCGTCGCCACCCGCGGCTTCTCGGCCCTGGGCCTGTCGGTGACGCCGTGCTTCGACGTGGCCTTCACCGACCGCCCCGGCGTCACCCACATGCAGAGCAAAGGCTGCCACCTGGTGTCGAGCAGCGACCTGGACCTCACGGCCGGCTTCGAGGGCGAGGCCCAGTTCCTCGGCCTGGGCGACGAGACCACCCTGTTCTGCTGGACCCAGGCCGAGGCGAGGCTCAGGCTGCCCCGGGCCCTCGGCCTCTTGCCCCACGGGGTGGTCCATGGGGCCCTCCAGGCCCTGATGCAGCACACCCTCGACGCCCTGAGCGCCCGCTTCGTCCCCCTCATCCGCGAGGACTTCGCGGCGTGGCAAGCCGAGGAGCGCCGGCGGCTGAGCAGCACCGGCGGATGA